The window TCGTGATAAAAGCCGACGGGCTCGCGGCAGGCAAGGGCGTTTCGATTGTTCAAAACTTCAAGGAGGCAGAAAAGGAGATCGAGAACTTCTTCGTCAAGAGGATCTTCGGTGAGTCCGGCGAGAGAATAGTTGTGGAAGAATTCATGTCGGGAGTCGAAGCTTCCGTGTTCGCGGTGACGGACGGACATGATTATGTAGTGCTCCCTCCTGCTCAGGATCACAAACGAATAGGAGACAACGATACCGGAAAGAACACGGGTGGCATGGGCGCGTTCGCCCCGACGCCCTTTGTCACACAGGAGATCCTCCGCCGGACACGAAGCGAGATCATCGAAAAAGTGATCGAGGGGACATCGGCCGAGGGATTCCCGTTTAGAGGCTGTCTTTATTGCGGACTCATGCTCACTGACGAGGGACCAAAAATCGTTGAGTTTAACGCGCGGTTCGGAGATCCTGAGACCCAAGCCGTTCTACAACTCGTCGATTCTTCCGTAGTCGTGCTTCTCTATTCCGCTGCAAACAAAAAGATCGGCAGCTACAAACTCTCATTGAACGGGAACTCGGCGGTCTGTGTGATGGCGGCCTCAAAAGGTTACCCCGATCAGTATGAAAGCGGCAAGCCGATATCCGGTCTCGAACAGGATGATCCCAGGACAAAAGTGTTTCACTCCGGTTCAAAGAAAGTAGACGGCAAGATTGTGACAGCCGGAGGAAGAGTACTAGGCGTCACCGGAATCGACGCGGCCGGGAGGATACAGACAGCCTCGAAGCATGCCTATGAGCGGCTCGGCAAGATCGCCTTCGAAGGAATTTACTTCCGGCATGACATCGGTAAAAAGGCGATCGAGTATGAGAAAAACAAAGGTGTCTCAAAATGAAAATACTGGTCACCGGCGGAGCGGGTTTCATCGGTTCCAACATTGTCGACGCGTATCTCGCCCAAGGCCATGAAGTTGCGGTGCTTGACGATCTTAGCTCAGGCTCTCTGAGCAATCTTCCTGGTGGCGTCCAATTTCATAAAATGGATATCCGTGATCCTGAAGTCGCTAATCTGTTTGCTGGCGGCAAGTTCGATTTGATCAACCACCTGGCGGCACAAATGGACGTCAGACATTCTGTGGAAGATCCAATGTTTGATGCAAGTGTCAATATCCTTGGTACGCTCAATCTCCTCGAAAACGCCGTTAAGCACGGCGTAAAGAAAGTCATCTTTTCTTCCACGGGCGGTGCGATCTACGGTGAACAGGATTATTTTCCCGCGGACGAAAATCACCCCACACGTCCGCTTTCTCCTTACGGGATCGCGAAGCTGACGGTGGAAAAATATTTGTATTTTTACAACATCGTCCACGGGTTGAATTATGTCGTGCTCCGTTACGCAAATGTCTACGGTCCACGCCAGAATCCGCACGGCGAAGCAGGTGTGGTCGCGATATTTACCGATAAGCTTCTCAACGGCGAGCAGCCCGTAATCAACGGCGACGGAAAGCAAACGCGTGACTACGTTTTCGTCGGAGATGTGGTTCGGGCGAACGTCCTCGCACTGGCATATCCGAAGAATGAGATATTCAATATCGGCACGGGAAGAGAAACGGATGTGAACGAGCTCTTTGGTGTCCTGAGGAAGCTGGCTGGATCCTCTGCAAATGAAAATCACGGACCGGCCAAACCGGGTGAACAGTTAAGGAGCGTCGTGGATTGTCACAAGGCCGAAAGAGCTCTCGGCTGGTCGCCTGCCGTTAGCCTTCATGACGGGTTATTCCAAACCGTGGAGTTCTTCAAAAAGAAAATGCGTTAATTAATGTTTGAAGCGGATATTATCGGCGGGGTTCTCTCTGGCGACAAGCGGGCGATTGCGCGTGCGATCTCGTCCGTGGAGAATCAGGACGAAATGTCGCTCGGTATTCTGAATGGCATTCACAAGAATCTTGGAAATGCGCATCGGGTTGGGATCACGGGTCCGCCAGGTGCCGGAAAGAGTACCCTCGTCAGTAAACTCACAAAGGATCTTAACGAGAGGGGGAAGAGAGTAGGAATTGTCGCCGTCGATCCGACAAGTCCATTTACGGGCGGCGCGATTCTTGGTGATCGTGTTCGAATGATGGAACTCAGCGCACGAGACGGGGTCTTCATAAGGAGCATGGCCACGCGGGGAAGTCTGGGCGGGTTGAGTAAAACCACTCAGCAGGCAGCCGATGTTCTGGATGCTGCCGGGTTCGACCTGGTTCTTCTTGAAACTGTTGGCGTCGGCCAGTCCGAACTCGATGTTGTCGAGGTGGCGGACACGACTATCGTAGTGCTGACTCCGGAATCGGGCGACTCGGTACAGGCCATGAAGGCGGGCCTGATGGAGATTGCCGATTTCTTTGTGCTGAATAAAGCGGATAGGCCAGGGGTGGAGCAGTCGTATAATGCCATCTCCACTATGCTGCAAATATCTGCCCATCCTCATTCGGCATCGGAAGAGTTGAACGGATGGAATCCATTTATTGTTAAGACAGTTGCCAGCGAAAGCAAAGGCATCAACGCGGTCCGAGAAGGGATCGAAAAGCATTACGGCTATCTCGTCAGCAGCAGGAAGCTTTCCGAAAAACGGAAAGCGCGAATCAGGAGAGTCGTATTCGAGATCGTTTCGGAAAAACTTCATGCGAGTTTCTGGAACCGTAAACGGCTTTCAGATCTCGATGAGCGAATTGATCTTGTATTGACAAACAAGATCTCCGCGATTCAACTTGCCGAGGAGCTTACAAGCAAGTAAGGGTGTTTCACAAAACCGGATGCTTATGTCAACGACCCCCAAAGAGGTCCGACAGCTGCTGCCAACGAAAGGAACACTGAATGGATTTTAAGCTCTCTCCTGAAAGCGAACAGGTGCGCGCACTTGCCAGGGAATTTGCACAAAACGAAATGCGGCCGCTGGTTATGAAGTTTGACGAGTTGCAGGAATTTCCATTCGAAATAATTTACAAACTCGGCGAGCTCGGATTCATGGGAGTCGTTTTTCCCGAAAAGTACGGTGGGGCGGGATTGTCCTGCGTCGACTACTGCATCGTTATCGAGGAAATCTCCGCCGTCGACCCCTCGATAGGCCTGTCCGTCGCTGCTCATAACGGACTTTGCACAAGTCATATTTATAGATTCGGGAGTGAAGATCTCAAGTCGAAGTATCTGCCAGGCCTCGCATCTGGAAGGAAAATTGGAGCTTGGGGACTGACGGAGCCGACGAGCGGAAGCGATGCAGGCGCAATGCGGACAGTTGCAGTCCGTGATGGGACAACATACGTCTTGAACGGTGCTAAGCAGTTCACCACGCATGGTTCGGTCGGCGATACTTTCGTCGTGATGGCAATTACGGACTCATCGAAAGGCAAAAAGGGTATAAGCGCTTTTGTCATCGAGAAAGGGACGCGCGGTCTTTCGGCGGGGAAAAAGGAGAACAAGCTTGGGATGAGAGCAAGCGACACGTCTACTCTCGTGCTGGAGGATGTGAGAATTCCAGTGGAGAATCTTATCGGAACAGAAGGTGACGGATTCACGCAGTCGCTGGAGGTCCTTGACGCCGGCCGTATTGGGATAGCCGCTCTGTCGGTAGGAGTCGCCCGTGGGGCTCTCGAAGCCAGTATCAGGTATGCAAAACAGAGGGTCCAGTTCAGCCGCCCAATAGCAGAGTTTCAATCAGTTCAATGGAAAATCTCGGACATGTCCACCAAAGTAGAGTCGGCCAGGTTGCTAACCTATCGTGCCGCTAACCTTAGAGACAACGGGAAAGATATTCGACTGGCAGCAGCGACGGCAAAGTACTTTGCGAGCGAGGCTGCGGTCAGATGCGCCGAGGAAAGCGTTCAAATTCACGGCGGGTACGGTTTCATCAAGGACTTTCCGGTGGAGAAATTTTACCGCGACTCGAAATTACTCACGATAGGTGAGGGGACAAGCGAGGTCCAGAAAATGGTGATTGCCAGAAACATACTCGAGCAATAATTGACAATTACCTCCCCGCGTGCTGGTGCATTAAGAATCTGACCGTTTGTTCTTAATGAGTTGAGCATTACTTTCTTCATGTGGATGCAATGAAACCACTCTTCGTGCTTCTCTTACTTCAGTCGGTTTTGCTCGCACAAGCAAAACATCGCAATCCCTGTTCCGCGCCGCTGGGAAGCGTGAATAGTTTCGCGGTAGTTTATTTTCCCGACGACTCCCTGAACGAATTGGCAATATTCGATATGGTGATTGTAGATCCCGCTGATTATGATTCTTCCGACATCGCGAAATTGAAATCCCTTGGATGTCAGCCGTTCGCTTACCTGAACGTCGGAGAAGTTGAAACCTATCGTGACTATTTCGACATGATAGACACATCCATTCTCCTCGGGCCGGATCCTAAATGGAAAGAACGGTATTACGTCGATCTATGCGATCCGCAGTGGTATGAAGTTATTTCAAAATTTAGACTGCCGGACATAATGGATAAGGGATTTTGCGGCCTCCTTGTGGACTTCTCGGATCTGCTCGACGAATTCCCTGAGACAGAAGATTGCGCAGTTAAGCTCATCAAGAAAATTCACAAGGGGCTGCCCAACACCGCCATCCTGGTGGACGGAGCTGCAAGAATTCTAGACAAAATCGGGAACGACGTCGACGGTGTGGCGGTGGAAGGGCTGATAGGCACATACGACTTCGATGCCGATGAATATGGCGTTCAGCCGGACTCAACGGTAGATCGGGAGTCCGCGCGCCTTCTGGCGTTTGCTAAGAAGTTCAAGACGAGCATTTTCCAGATCGATTATGCTCCGTCTGCCGACAGACAATTGAGAGAGAATATTATCGAGCAATCCAGGAAATTCGGCTTCATACCTTACGTTGGTACTGTTGAACTCGACACACTTTTCACGGACTCGGTCCGCAAATCAAAATTGATTGCGCCGAAAAATGCCAAGTCAACACCGGATACGTTAAAGTAGAAAACCGTCCTTCGTGTTCGGACCGCTCGTCGAATCGGTCGGGCGGTACCGGATGAGGTAATTGAAATTCATCTTCTGCACGGCTAATTTGTTATTTCCTTTGGAGGAATTGATGACAAAAGACGATGTAACTGCTGTACTTTCTAAAATAAAAGACCCTGATCTTCACCGAGATATTGTCTCGCTCGGGTTCGTAAAAAATATAAATATCACTGACAGCCGGATGGATATCGAGATTCAATTAACGACGCCGGCTTGTCCGGTTCGCGACGAGATGAAAGAACAGGCTGAACGTGAAATCCGCCAACTCGGATTCAAGGGTCAGCTTAACATTGCGATGACCAGCCACGTCGCCAGCCATGTCAACCAGGTTCGGGAGCAGGTACTACCCGGCGTGAAGAACACGATAGCAGTCGCAAGTGGAAAAGGTGGAGTGGGCAAATCCACAATTGCTGTCAGCATGGCGGCCGCACTCGCGCGCGATGGCGCTAAGGTGGGCATTGTGGATGCGGACGTGTACGGTCCATCGCTCCCGTTGATGCTCGGTGTAACTGAAAAACCGAGGACGGAGAAGATTGACGAGAAGCATTTCAAAATTTTTCCCGTGGAGAAATACGGGATTAAGATGATGTCCATAGGATTCCTCGTAGACACGGAAACACCCATGATATGGCGGGGACCGATGGCAAGCGGCGCCGTGAAACAATTTCTCACGGATGTAGTTTGGGATGATCTGGACTATATGATATTCGATTTGCCGCCGGGCACCGGCGATGTCCAGCTGACACTCGTTCAAACGATACCTCTGACGGGAACGGTTATTGTGACCACGCCGCAGGATGTGTCGCTTGCCGATGTCAGACGCGGAATAAGGATGTTCCAGAAAGTTAACGTTCCCATTTTCGGCATTATCGAGAATATGAGCTACTTTGTGTGCTCACACTGCGGGCAAAGGGAGGAAATATTCAGTCATGGAGGCGGCGAAAGAACGGCGAAAAAATTCAACGTGCCCTTTCTCGGAGAAATCCCGATCTATACCCCCATCAGGATCGGCGGCGATACCGGAAAACCGATCGTCCTGACCGAGCCGGAGTCGGAGCAGGCACAAATGATTCAGTCCGTGGCGCGTCGCCTCGCCGCACAAGTCAGCATCGCAAACATGTCCGCCGCATCTTCCGGAAAGATTGAAATAGCACTGTAGCTCATCATGCCCTATTCGCAAGAAGTAATCCGATCGATCCAGGATGTCCTCGCGGAATCGAACAAGTTTCTTGCAATCGACAAGGGCGCAGTCGAGTACGTAGATTTGGAACCGGATGGAATCTTACGAGTGAGGTTCGTAGGCTCGTGCGAAAGGTGTCCGCTCAAACCGATGACTCTACGGGCAGGAGTGGAAAGAGCAGTTCTCCTGAAAGTCGCGGAGGTAAAAAGGGTAGAGTTAGTAGTAGTCTGACAGGGAAGCGCGCCTAGTCTTCCAGTGTTCCCGGAATATCAAGAGGGAATGACTGGAGAGAAAGCGGATCAAGTTCCTCGCATTTGCAATTCCGGATCGCGATTGTCCTGGCCGGAAATTTCCTGATGAGCTCGTAATTGTGAGTCGCAACCAGAACCGTTGTCCCGCCAAGATTAATCTTCTTCAATAGTGTCAGGATGTCGGCAGAAGTAGCGGGGTCGAGGTTGCCTGTCGGCTCGTCTGCGAGGATTGCGACCGGATCCTTCGCGATCGCCCGCGCTATGGAGAGCCTTTGTTGTTCTCCTCCGGAAAGTTCTCCCGTGGGCGAATTCTTCTTGTGTATCAATCCGACCTGACTTAAGGCCTGCGTCGTGCGCATTTTTATTTCACGACTCGAGTAACCGACCGCCTGGAGCGCGAAAGTAACGTTGTTATACACCGAACGGTCGTCGAGAAGTCTGAAATCTTGAAAAATAATTCCAAGTCTCCGCCTTAACTGGTAGAGTTCGCGTTTCTTTATGGACGCCGAGGAAAACGAATCGACCTGCACTATGCCGTTAGTCGGAAGAATATCCATGTACAGGAGGCGCATCAGCGTAGTTTTTCCGCAGCCGGTCTCGCCCACTATGTACACAAATTCGCCCTTCTGGATGGAGATATTGGCATCGGAGAAGATGACGTGGTCATCGAAGGCGAAAGCAACTTTTGTACAGTGGATCATGGCTGCTTCAACAACACGAAATGTACTCTTTCAGTTTTGTTATCCGCTTCAAGATAAGTGAAGTCTCCAACGGCAAGTTTCTCTCTGAATCCCGCCGCGCTAATCAATTTACGGAGAAGGTCAAGATCATACACATACTCGTGATGGGCCTCTTCATATACTTTGCCATTCTTTCCAACACGGACAATCGTCGTATGTATTCTCGATTTGCGGTCGTAAGACGACCGTCGTTCGTAAGCGAGCCCGTTGTGCCGTCCTTTCTGAGTGAACAGGTTGTTTTCGTTCAACGAGTTCGGCTCCAGACTTGCGTCAAGAACGAATGCGCCGCCGTCTTTCAGATTCTCATGAGCGATTTTGAAAAAATCGGAAAGCAGACTCTTCGTTGGAATATAATTAATGCTGTCGTAAACGCACACTTCGACGTCGAAAGTACTTGCCGACTCGAATTGCGTCATATCATAATTGAGAAACCGAGCCCTGTTCCTTGTTCTTTTCCCGACTTTTGATTCCGCCACGGCCAGCATCTCTTTCGAACTGTCGACTCCTGTCACCCGGAATCCGAGTCGCGACAGCAAAAGAGAGATGTTTCCGGTTCCGCAGGCGAGCTCGCACAGCTCCATCTTTTTTAGTTTTGACCTGCGTATGTCGATCCCTGACATCTTCAGTAGTTGTGCCAGGTACGCAGCCCAGCTGACGTAATCCACCTCTCGCATCATATGGTCGTAGATGGGGGCACTCGCGGTATACGGTGCGGCTTCTTCGGCGGGCATTTCAAAGAGATTTTTCTTAGCTGATCGGCCGAAGGGGTGCAGGATTGTTCGTTTCAATTCCTGGCAGCTTTTCTGTTCTTCGAAATTTCCATTGCGAGTTTTATCGCTTCGATGGTGCTGGATGGATTCGCTACGCCTTTACCCGCGATGTCGAAAGCTGTACCGTGGTCCGGTGAAGTCCTGATTATTTTTATGCCTGCCGTGAAATTGACGCCTGTACTGAAGGAGCGCATTTTAAGGGGGATCAATCCCTGATCATGGTACATCGCGAAAATGCCGTCGAAGAGTCCTTCGCGGTAAGTGCCAAAGAAAGCGTCAGCGGGGAACGGTCCTTCGGCTTTTATTTTCTTAGACTTTGCCTCGAGGATCGCAGGCTTGATGACGTCGTTCTCTTCGCATCCGATCAACCCGCCTTCTCCCGCATGGGGATTGAGGCCAAGGACGGCAATCCGGGGGAGCTTGACCCCGAAATCAAATCTGATAGAATCATTGAACGTGGACAGCCGCTCAAGTATTGCCTCTCGTGTTAACTGGCGCGAAACTTCGGAGATAGGAACGTGGATTGTTGCGAGCGCGACGCGCGCGAACCCGGAAGCCATGATCATTATCGACCGCTGCGACTTTGAAAGGGTCGTAACCATTTCGGTCTGGCCCGGAAAACAGAATCCCGCCATCTGCAGCGCCTGTTTCGACACGGGTGCCGTCACCATCGCGGCAACCGAGCCGTCAACACAAAGTTCAACAGCTTTCTCGATGGCTTTGCCGGCCCAATACCCGCTTTCCTTCGCGAGGCTTCCTGGTCTTATCTTCTCTTTGAAACCGGGTCCGATGTCCAGGATCGTGATCTCGCTTCGTCCGACCGCGTCCGACAATGAGCCGACACTCAAGATCTTTCTCCTCAGGGAGAACTTGTTGGCGTAGTGCTCAAAAACTTTATAAGGTCCGATCAAAAGTGGGGTGCAGTTCGCCCTGATTGTCCTGCTGGCCGCCGATTTGAGTGCAACTTCAGGTCCGATACCGTTGAAATCTCCGATGGTTATTGCAATTATGCTCATAATTTTTCCGTTTCATACAGCTTGAAATCGCCTGCCCGCTGCTCTTTGAATACCAGAGCCCTTTTCATGTTCGGATAAACCCATGTCTCGTACGTACCATCGCTCCGCAATTCCCGCTTTATTTCTGCCGGCTTGCCGTAAACGATGTAAGCCTTTCCTCTGTCGGTCGCCGCGCCGTCGAGATTAGAAATCGTCCTGAAATTCTCAACTGCATAATCGGCTCTTCTGTAGAATTCATCCTCAAGCTCGTTGAATGCAGTGTTCGGTGTGGGATCGTGGGACTTCCAGTAGGCGTCGAACTTTTGTTTCACTTCCTCATCGCTGCCGGAATTTATCTCGGAAAAAACAGAGTCAGGCAAGATGTATTTGATCAGTGATAAAGCTGTCTTCCGGTCTCGAAGCGTCAACGGTTCATCCAACCACAAGTAAGAGAAGTGCAGCTTCTCACCCGAACTGTCGGAGGAACAAGTCAGCTCGTATTGTCCCGCACGTAAGGTGTCGCTCGGAAATGATATGATGTATGTATGTGTACCACGATTGTTATCGCCCACAAGGTCCAGCGTCAGGCCGCTGCTGTCGGGCGAGATCTCGCCCTGCCAGGGTTGAACTGATCTTGCAACTGCGACCACCTGGCCTTTCGGCGTTTCAAGCGAGAATGTTGGAGGATCTTTGAACTTATGCTTCATGACAACCACGGCGCGGATTGTGTTCGGAAACGCTGCAACGTCGCCTTCCGGGGAAGGAAAAATCTTGTCGCCAAGCACGGAGTCCGCAAAGATCGCAGAAAGGACGACTGAGGTTCCCGGATGACGCAAATCCAACGCAATGGAACGGCTGAGATAAGTAATCTGCTGGTTATCGTCACGGACTTCTGCCGAAATTTTAAATGATGATTTTCGAAGATCTGCGACAATCAGGTCCCTTGCCACCATGTGCCGGTCCTGGGTCTCTTCAAAATTTCGCGACGTAATCTTTCTTGTATTGAAAATGTGACTGTTGATGCCGGAACTCGAATCGAATGCGTCGACGGAGAAATCTAACTCCGACCGGAATGCACCTAATCCATCCCGAGTCTTGACAAAAATCAGTCTCGGGAAGGGGATAACGTAAGTAAAACATACCTCGACGCTGTCGGCAGATTGCCCCAGGATCAGATAGCTCAACGGGAAACTCTGCATCTGCAACATTTGCGGCTGGGAGAACGAGATACATGGGAAAAGGAGAAAGGACCATACTACTAGCAATCGTAACGTCATCGAATAAAAGTTAAACACATCGACCTTCTTTATCAAAATAAATATCGGATACTGGTCTATGTAACCGGCGGCGTCGTGATCCGACTTAACGATGTCGAGGTGGACTCAATCACAGATATCGACTCCTTGAAGAAAAACACGATCACCGATCCACTCAACCTTCACACATGGAGCGTGGGCCGCGTAATCTTTTGGACGAGTGGCGAGATGGGAGAGATTAATTTCAAATCGAGCGGTGATAGGATTTGATTTAGAGGTTCGATGGAAATAACTTCTACACATCGTTTCCGAGCTTCACCTTAATTACCGCGTAAAACACGAGACACGTTATCATTTCTGAAATCAACGCCGAATCTCAGAACATATCGGGCGAGCCCCCGGGTCTGATTCGCGGCTTGACTGTTCTCGACATGACGATGATCGTGATCGGATCGATCATCGGAGCCGGGATTTTCATGACGCCCTCCGCCATCGCCCAGGAATTGCAGTCGCCCGGCCTCGTGATATTTGTATGGCTGCTTGGCGGCGTCATGGCACTCTGCGGCGCGCTTACATATGCGGAACTCGGTGCATTGATGCCCGAGGCAGGCGGAGTGTACCACTATCTTACTCAGGCATACGGCGGGCTTTGGGGATTTTTGTACGGCTGGACATATTTCCTTGTCGTCAACACAGGCGGGCTTGCTGCGATTTCGTTGGTCTACTCAACTTACCTCGGATATTTTGTTCACTTGTCCCCTATCGGGATCAAAGCAGCCGCAGCCATCGGCATTGCGCTGCTGACACTTGTAAATTACTTCGGTGTCAAAGCCGGTGGAACATTTGCGACCTTGTTTACCGGACTCAAAGTGCTCGCGATTGCAGGCCTGATCGTTCTCGGTTTCGTCCTTGGTAAAGGCCAGGGGAGCCCGTTGTCGCCCCTGGTGCCACTTTCGATAGGCGGCAGACTTGGCAGTGCGCTTGCGATGGCAATGGTCGGCGTTTTATGGTCATACGGAGGATGGCAACACGCGACGTTTCTCGCAGGCGAGGCAAAGAATCCGAAAAGGAGTCTGCCTTTTTCGATTATTGGCGGCACTATCGTGGTAGTGTTGGCTTACGTGCTTGTCAACATTGTCTATCTCCATCTGCTGCGCGTCAGCGAAATCGCGTCTTCGCAGCGTGTGGCTGCCGACGCTGCCGAACGATTTCTCGGCCCGCTGGGTGGAATGTTGATTTCGGTGGCAATCATAATCTCGACATTGGGTACGGCGGGCATCTACACGCTAAGTGCACCACGAATTTATTTCGCGATGGCAAGAGACGGAGTCTTCTTTAAGAAGGCCGCGTATGTCCACCCAAAATATCACACGCCTACGTTTTCAATATTATTCCAATCCGCCTGGGCAATTATTCTCATATTCTCGGGCTCGTTCCTGCAAATCATAACTTACGCGATCTTCGGAGACTGGATCTTCTTCGCACTGACAGCCGGAACAGTAATAGTCTTCAGGAAGAAGCTAAAATCTGCGGAGCGTCCTTACCGAACGTTAGGCTATCCGTACACCACGCTGTTTTTCATTTTGGTCGCGACATGGTTTGTCGTCAACACACTAATTACATCCCCGCTTCAATCACTCGCAGGGTTAGCCCTCATCGCGCTAGGGATTCCGGTCTATTCATATTGGGTCAGAAGGCGTCTTGCACTAAATTCGAATGAAGTGCCCCGATAATATGGGCACTCCAGAAGCAGTTCACAGCAAGAGGAAAGTCGAATGCTAAAATATGATATCGAGAAATATCGAAAACTGTTTCCGGTTATCGAAGAAGGCATTACATATCTAAATCACGCCGCCACAAGTCCACTTTCGAAAAGAGTGCTCAGCGCGATAAACAAATACCTGGACGAGCGAAGCAGGACGAACATCGACAATTACCTCCTGTTCCAGGGAATTCTCACGGAGACGCGGTCCCTGGCGGCCAGGATTATCAACTCAACGCCTGACCGGATCGC of the Candidatus Kryptoniota bacterium genome contains:
- the purD gene encoding phosphoribosylamine--glycine ligase, translated to MKVLVVGGGGREHALIDALSRDSGVAIYCAPGNAGIARQAHIVKQKADEVFSLLRFADDNKIDLTIVGPEQPLALGIVDAFEAKGKLIFGPRKLAARLETSKVFAKEFMKRWKIPTAASRSFSAQQADELKKHLKTSKYPLVIKADGLAAGKGVSIVQNFKEAEKEIENFFVKRIFGESGERIVVEEFMSGVEASVFAVTDGHDYVVLPPAQDHKRIGDNDTGKNTGGMGAFAPTPFVTQEILRRTRSEIIEKVIEGTSAEGFPFRGCLYCGLMLTDEGPKIVEFNARFGDPETQAVLQLVDSSVVVLLYSAANKKIGSYKLSLNGNSAVCVMAASKGYPDQYESGKPISGLEQDDPRTKVFHSGSKKVDGKIVTAGGRVLGVTGIDAAGRIQTASKHAYERLGKIAFEGIYFRHDIGKKAIEYEKNKGVSK
- a CDS encoding NAD-dependent epimerase/dehydratase family protein, whose protein sequence is MKILVTGGAGFIGSNIVDAYLAQGHEVAVLDDLSSGSLSNLPGGVQFHKMDIRDPEVANLFAGGKFDLINHLAAQMDVRHSVEDPMFDASVNILGTLNLLENAVKHGVKKVIFSSTGGAIYGEQDYFPADENHPTRPLSPYGIAKLTVEKYLYFYNIVHGLNYVVLRYANVYGPRQNPHGEAGVVAIFTDKLLNGEQPVINGDGKQTRDYVFVGDVVRANVLALAYPKNEIFNIGTGRETDVNELFGVLRKLAGSSANENHGPAKPGEQLRSVVDCHKAERALGWSPAVSLHDGLFQTVEFFKKKMR
- the meaB gene encoding methylmalonyl Co-A mutase-associated GTPase MeaB; its protein translation is MFEADIIGGVLSGDKRAIARAISSVENQDEMSLGILNGIHKNLGNAHRVGITGPPGAGKSTLVSKLTKDLNERGKRVGIVAVDPTSPFTGGAILGDRVRMMELSARDGVFIRSMATRGSLGGLSKTTQQAADVLDAAGFDLVLLETVGVGQSELDVVEVADTTIVVLTPESGDSVQAMKAGLMEIADFFVLNKADRPGVEQSYNAISTMLQISAHPHSASEELNGWNPFIVKTVASESKGINAVREGIEKHYGYLVSSRKLSEKRKARIRRVVFEIVSEKLHASFWNRKRLSDLDERIDLVLTNKISAIQLAEELTSK
- a CDS encoding acyl-CoA dehydrogenase family protein produces the protein MDFKLSPESEQVRALAREFAQNEMRPLVMKFDELQEFPFEIIYKLGELGFMGVVFPEKYGGAGLSCVDYCIVIEEISAVDPSIGLSVAAHNGLCTSHIYRFGSEDLKSKYLPGLASGRKIGAWGLTEPTSGSDAGAMRTVAVRDGTTYVLNGAKQFTTHGSVGDTFVVMAITDSSKGKKGISAFVIEKGTRGLSAGKKENKLGMRASDTSTLVLEDVRIPVENLIGTEGDGFTQSLEVLDAGRIGIAALSVGVARGALEASIRYAKQRVQFSRPIAEFQSVQWKISDMSTKVESARLLTYRAANLRDNGKDIRLAAATAKYFASEAAVRCAEESVQIHGGYGFIKDFPVEKFYRDSKLLTIGEGTSEVQKMVIARNILEQ
- a CDS encoding endo alpha-1,4 polygalactosaminidase, whose translation is MKPLFVLLLLQSVLLAQAKHRNPCSAPLGSVNSFAVVYFPDDSLNELAIFDMVIVDPADYDSSDIAKLKSLGCQPFAYLNVGEVETYRDYFDMIDTSILLGPDPKWKERYYVDLCDPQWYEVISKFRLPDIMDKGFCGLLVDFSDLLDEFPETEDCAVKLIKKIHKGLPNTAILVDGAARILDKIGNDVDGVAVEGLIGTYDFDADEYGVQPDSTVDRESARLLAFAKKFKTSIFQIDYAPSADRQLRENIIEQSRKFGFIPYVGTVELDTLFTDSVRKSKLIAPKNAKSTPDTLK
- the apbC gene encoding iron-sulfur cluster carrier protein ApbC, translating into MTKDDVTAVLSKIKDPDLHRDIVSLGFVKNINITDSRMDIEIQLTTPACPVRDEMKEQAEREIRQLGFKGQLNIAMTSHVASHVNQVREQVLPGVKNTIAVASGKGGVGKSTIAVSMAAALARDGAKVGIVDADVYGPSLPLMLGVTEKPRTEKIDEKHFKIFPVEKYGIKMMSIGFLVDTETPMIWRGPMASGAVKQFLTDVVWDDLDYMIFDLPPGTGDVQLTLVQTIPLTGTVIVTTPQDVSLADVRRGIRMFQKVNVPIFGIIENMSYFVCSHCGQREEIFSHGGGERTAKKFNVPFLGEIPIYTPIRIGGDTGKPIVLTEPESEQAQMIQSVARRLAAQVSIANMSAASSGKIEIAL
- a CDS encoding NifU family protein, yielding MPYSQEVIRSIQDVLAESNKFLAIDKGAVEYVDLEPDGILRVRFVGSCERCPLKPMTLRAGVERAVLLKVAEVKRVELVVV
- a CDS encoding ATP-binding cassette domain-containing protein, with amino-acid sequence MIHCTKVAFAFDDHVIFSDANISIQKGEFVYIVGETGCGKTTLMRLLYMDILPTNGIVQVDSFSSASIKKRELYQLRRRLGIIFQDFRLLDDRSVYNNVTFALQAVGYSSREIKMRTTQALSQVGLIHKKNSPTGELSGGEQQRLSIARAIAKDPVAILADEPTGNLDPATSADILTLLKKINLGGTTVLVATHNYELIRKFPARTIAIRNCKCEELDPLSLQSFPLDIPGTLED
- a CDS encoding class I SAM-dependent methyltransferase → MKRTILHPFGRSAKKNLFEMPAEEAAPYTASAPIYDHMMREVDYVSWAAYLAQLLKMSGIDIRRSKLKKMELCELACGTGNISLLLSRLGFRVTGVDSSKEMLAVAESKVGKRTRNRARFLNYDMTQFESASTFDVEVCVYDSINYIPTKSLLSDFFKIAHENLKDGGAFVLDASLEPNSLNENNLFTQKGRHNGLAYERRSSYDRKSRIHTTIVRVGKNGKVYEEAHHEYVYDLDLLRKLISAAGFREKLAVGDFTYLEADNKTERVHFVLLKQP
- the pdxA gene encoding 4-hydroxythreonine-4-phosphate dehydrogenase PdxA, which gives rise to MSIIAITIGDFNGIGPEVALKSAASRTIRANCTPLLIGPYKVFEHYANKFSLRRKILSVGSLSDAVGRSEITILDIGPGFKEKIRPGSLAKESGYWAGKAIEKAVELCVDGSVAAMVTAPVSKQALQMAGFCFPGQTEMVTTLSKSQRSIMIMASGFARVALATIHVPISEVSRQLTREAILERLSTFNDSIRFDFGVKLPRIAVLGLNPHAGEGGLIGCEENDVIKPAILEAKSKKIKAEGPFPADAFFGTYREGLFDGIFAMYHDQGLIPLKMRSFSTGVNFTAGIKIIRTSPDHGTAFDIAGKGVANPSSTIEAIKLAMEISKNRKAARN